One Cellulomonas sp. NS3 genomic region harbors:
- a CDS encoding uroporphyrinogen-III synthase — translation MPGRIPDGVLRSDVDPARLAGPLAGVRVLVPRADDGADPLVIALRAAGAGPVPVALIQTVPPEDPTELDDLLLALGSRWYTWLAITSAAAVPVLVDRAEEVGTPLAELVQGTRVAAVGPATARALRAEGVEVDLVPSGSSSAATLLAVWPALPPAGDPGDGGSSEPHAAEHDPGRVLVPHADLAAPTLTTGLRARGWEVDDVVAYRTVRGPDPDPGVHEDWTAGRLGAVLLTSGSTARNLLDLLGEPPADTLVCCIGPSTAAEAARLGLRVDAVAEEQTPAGLVAALVRARAAPEPELAVPPTPSRPTDSPSPEVTA, via the coding sequence ATGCCGGGCCGCATCCCCGACGGGGTCCTGCGCTCCGACGTCGACCCGGCGCGCCTCGCCGGACCCCTCGCGGGCGTCCGGGTGCTCGTGCCGCGCGCGGACGACGGCGCCGACCCGCTCGTCATCGCGCTGCGGGCCGCGGGCGCCGGGCCCGTGCCGGTCGCGCTGATCCAGACCGTCCCGCCCGAGGACCCGACCGAGCTCGACGACCTGCTGCTCGCGCTCGGCTCGCGCTGGTACACGTGGCTCGCGATCACGAGCGCGGCGGCCGTGCCGGTGCTCGTGGACCGCGCGGAGGAGGTCGGGACGCCGCTCGCCGAGCTCGTGCAGGGCACGCGCGTCGCCGCCGTCGGGCCCGCCACCGCGCGGGCGCTGCGCGCCGAGGGCGTCGAGGTGGACCTCGTGCCGTCGGGCTCCTCGTCGGCCGCGACGCTGCTTGCCGTCTGGCCGGCCCTGCCGCCGGCCGGCGACCCGGGTGACGGCGGCTCCTCCGAGCCGCACGCCGCCGAGCACGACCCCGGGCGCGTGCTCGTCCCGCACGCCGACCTCGCCGCACCGACGCTCACGACCGGGCTCCGTGCCCGCGGGTGGGAGGTCGACGACGTCGTCGCGTACCGGACGGTGCGCGGGCCGGACCCCGACCCCGGGGTGCACGAGGACTGGACCGCCGGGCGGCTCGGCGCGGTGCTGCTGACGTCCGGCAGCACCGCCCGGAACCTCCTCGACCTGCTCGGTGAGCCGCCCGCCGACACGCTCGTCTGCTGCATCGGCCCGTCGACCGCCGCCGAGGCGGCGCGCCTCGGGCTGCGCGTCGACGCGGTCGCCGAGGAGCAGACCCCGGCCGGACTCGTCGCCGCACTCGTGCGCGCACGGGCCGCGCCGGAGCCCGAGCTCGCGGTACCGCCCACCCCCAGCCGACCGACCGACTCCCCGTCACCCGAGGTGACCGCATGA
- the hemL gene encoding glutamate-1-semialdehyde 2,1-aminomutase — MSGHTPETSERYFARARGVIPGGVNSPVRAYGVVGGTPRFIASAKGPHITDVDGREYVDLVCSWGPAILGHAHPAVLDAVHAAADRALSFGAPTLTEVELAEEIRHRVPAVERLRLVSTGTEATMTAIRLARGATGRDRIIKFAGCYHGHVDALLASAGSGLATLALPGSAGVTAAVAAETIVLPYNDLAAVEAAFAEHGETIAAVITEAAPANMGVVPPLPGFNKALSRIAHEHGALLIQDEVLTGFRVGPSGWWGLEGSVEGWDPDLLTFGKVVGGGLPVAAVGGRRDVMEGLAPMGPVYQAGTLSGNPVATAAGLATLRAADTAVYGRVDTVAGVLRGALTQALAAEGVPHVVQWAGNLFSTFFGEDAAQHGARDYAQVQASESWRYPAFFHALLDHGVYAPPSGFEAFFVSAAHDDDAVNRVIDALPAAAKAAAAATPPAR, encoded by the coding sequence ATGAGCGGGCACACGCCGGAGACCTCCGAGCGGTACTTCGCGCGTGCACGCGGCGTCATCCCGGGGGGTGTGAACTCGCCGGTCCGCGCGTACGGGGTCGTCGGCGGCACCCCGCGGTTCATCGCGTCGGCCAAGGGCCCGCACATCACGGACGTCGACGGGCGCGAGTACGTCGACCTCGTGTGCTCGTGGGGCCCGGCGATCCTGGGCCACGCGCACCCGGCCGTGCTCGACGCGGTGCACGCCGCCGCCGACCGGGCGCTGTCGTTCGGCGCCCCGACGCTCACCGAGGTCGAGCTCGCCGAGGAGATCCGCCACCGGGTCCCGGCCGTCGAGCGGCTGCGGCTCGTCTCGACGGGCACCGAGGCGACGATGACCGCGATCCGGCTCGCGCGCGGCGCGACCGGCCGCGACCGCATCATCAAGTTCGCCGGCTGCTACCACGGGCACGTCGACGCGCTCCTGGCGTCCGCCGGCTCCGGCCTCGCGACGCTCGCGCTGCCCGGCTCGGCCGGTGTCACCGCCGCGGTCGCCGCCGAGACGATCGTGCTGCCCTACAACGACCTCGCCGCCGTCGAGGCCGCGTTCGCCGAGCACGGCGAGACCATCGCCGCCGTCATCACCGAGGCGGCGCCCGCGAACATGGGCGTCGTCCCGCCGCTGCCCGGCTTCAACAAGGCGCTGTCGCGGATCGCCCACGAGCACGGCGCGCTGCTCATCCAGGACGAGGTGCTGACCGGTTTCCGCGTCGGCCCGTCGGGCTGGTGGGGGCTCGAGGGCTCGGTCGAGGGCTGGGACCCGGACCTGCTCACGTTCGGCAAGGTCGTCGGCGGCGGGCTGCCCGTCGCCGCGGTCGGCGGCCGGCGCGACGTCATGGAGGGGCTCGCCCCGATGGGCCCCGTCTACCAGGCGGGCACGCTCTCGGGGAACCCGGTCGCCACCGCCGCCGGGCTCGCCACGCTGCGCGCGGCGGACACCGCGGTCTACGGCCGGGTCGACACCGTCGCCGGGGTGCTGCGCGGCGCGCTGACGCAGGCGCTCGCCGCCGAGGGCGTCCCGCACGTCGTGCAGTGGGCCGGGAACCTGTTCAGCACGTTCTTCGGCGAGGACGCCGCCCAGCACGGCGCGCGCGACTACGCCCAGGTCCAGGCCAGCGAGTCGTGGCGCTACCCAGCGTTCTTCCACGCGCTGCTCGACCACGGGGTGTACGCACCGCCGTCGGGCTTCGAGGCGTTCTTCGTCTCGGCCGCGCACGACGACGACGCGGTCAACCGGGTCATCGACGCGCTGCCGGCGGCGGCGAAGGCGGCTGCGGCGGCGACCCCACCGGCCCGCTGA
- a CDS encoding ABC transporter ATP-binding protein, whose amino-acid sequence MSPVIDVQALTKSFGAVRALDELDLTVTPGEVHGFLGPNGAGKSTTIRVLLGLLRADSGTARLLGEDPWADAVALHRRLAYVPGDVNLWPKLTGGEVIDLFASLRGRLDPARKAALLERFDLDPTKKTRTYSKGNRQKVALVAALASDVELLVLDEPTSGLDPLMELAFQQCVQEVTARGTTVLLSSHILAEVEKLCDRVTIIRAGRSVQSGSLADLRHLTRSTVRVSTAQGPEAVRLLDGVHDVVRDGESLTFTVDDVALSRVMAELAGAGITNLTVTPPTLEELFLHHYDGATSAVGGAR is encoded by the coding sequence ATGTCCCCTGTCATCGACGTGCAAGCCCTGACCAAGTCCTTCGGCGCCGTGCGCGCGCTGGACGAGCTCGACCTGACCGTGACGCCCGGCGAGGTGCACGGGTTCCTCGGCCCCAACGGCGCCGGGAAGTCCACGACCATCCGGGTGCTGCTCGGACTGCTGCGCGCCGACTCCGGCACCGCCCGGCTCCTCGGCGAGGACCCGTGGGCAGACGCGGTCGCCCTGCACCGGCGGTTGGCCTACGTGCCCGGCGACGTGAACCTGTGGCCCAAGCTCACGGGCGGAGAGGTCATCGATCTGTTCGCGAGCCTGCGTGGGCGGCTCGACCCGGCGCGCAAGGCCGCGCTGCTCGAGCGCTTCGACCTCGACCCGACCAAGAAGACCCGGACCTACTCCAAGGGCAACCGGCAGAAGGTCGCGCTCGTCGCCGCGCTCGCGAGCGACGTCGAGCTCCTGGTCCTGGACGAGCCGACCTCCGGGCTCGACCCGCTCATGGAGCTCGCGTTCCAGCAGTGCGTGCAGGAGGTCACCGCGCGGGGGACGACCGTGCTGCTCTCCAGCCACATCCTGGCCGAGGTCGAGAAGCTCTGCGACCGGGTCACGATCATCCGCGCCGGGCGCTCGGTGCAGAGCGGCAGCCTGGCGGACCTGCGCCACCTCACCCGCAGCACGGTGCGGGTCTCGACGGCCCAGGGCCCCGAGGCCGTGCGCCTGCTCGACGGGGTGCACGACGTCGTGCGGGACGGGGAGAGCCTCACCTTCACCGTCGACGACGTCGCCCTGTCCCGCGTGATGGCCGAGCTGGCGGGCGCGGGCATCACGAACCTCACGGTGACCCCGCCGACGCTCGAGGAGCTGTTCCTCCACCACTACGACGGCGCGACGAGCGCGGTCGGCGGTGCGCGATGA
- a CDS encoding GNAT family N-acetyltransferase, whose amino-acid sequence MLLTYHREAAARLDPLTLYRILRLRVDVFVVEQSAAYPDLDGRDVEDGAEQHWAADGPDVVATLRVLRDPDGALRVGRVATAARVRSHGVASELMRRALDRCTELDPGAFVVLDAQAHLADWYARFGFVAHGDPFEEDGIPHVPMRLTPAVP is encoded by the coding sequence GTGCTCCTGACCTATCACCGCGAGGCCGCGGCTCGGCTCGATCCCCTCACCCTCTACCGGATCCTTCGGCTGCGCGTCGACGTGTTCGTCGTCGAGCAGAGCGCCGCCTACCCCGACCTCGACGGCCGCGACGTCGAGGACGGCGCCGAACAGCACTGGGCCGCCGACGGGCCGGACGTCGTCGCGACCCTGCGCGTGCTGCGCGATCCCGACGGTGCGCTCCGGGTGGGCCGCGTGGCGACCGCCGCTCGTGTCCGTTCCCACGGTGTCGCCTCCGAGCTCATGCGCCGGGCCCTCGACCGGTGCACCGAGCTCGACCCTGGGGCGTTCGTGGTGCTCGATGCGCAGGCACACCTGGCAGACTGGTACGCCCGGTTCGGCTTCGTCGCGCACGGCGACCCTTTCGAGGAAGACGGCATCCCGCACGTCCCGATGCGCCTCACCCCAGCGGTCCCGTGA
- the hemC gene encoding hydroxymethylbilane synthase, whose amino-acid sequence MPSTVRIGTRASTLALTQTGHVADALARLGGFDVEIVHVRTEGDRLTGSLATLGGTGVFVTALRDALLDDRCDVAVHSLKDLPTGPADGLVLGAVPPREDPRDVLCAREGWTLATLPPGARVGTGSPRRAAQLRAARPDLDVVDIRGNVDTRLRRVAPGDLDAVVLARAGLARLGRLDAVTQELDPAVMTSAAGQGALAVEVRAGVTDPQLAAALAALDDPASRLAVAAERALLGHLEAGCAAPVGALARLDAAPTDDPAAADARLDGAPGHVLTLDAVVVRTDGSQQLRRSARATLAPESPTVDSVTDVPADPRGTGRLVGHVDPERHAAAETLGRTLAEELLDAGAAGLAELGPR is encoded by the coding sequence ATGCCCTCGACCGTTCGTATCGGCACGCGCGCGAGCACCCTGGCGCTGACCCAGACCGGGCACGTCGCCGACGCGCTGGCCCGGCTCGGCGGCTTCGACGTCGAGATCGTGCACGTCCGCACGGAGGGCGACCGGCTCACCGGCTCGCTCGCGACGCTCGGCGGGACGGGCGTCTTCGTCACCGCGCTGCGCGACGCGCTGCTGGACGACCGGTGCGACGTCGCCGTCCACTCGCTCAAGGACCTCCCGACCGGCCCGGCCGACGGGCTCGTGCTCGGCGCGGTCCCGCCCCGCGAGGACCCGCGCGACGTGCTGTGCGCGCGCGAGGGGTGGACGCTCGCGACGCTGCCGCCCGGCGCACGCGTCGGCACCGGGTCCCCGCGCCGCGCCGCGCAGCTCCGGGCCGCCCGGCCGGACCTCGACGTCGTCGACATCCGCGGCAACGTCGACACCCGCCTGCGCCGCGTCGCCCCCGGCGACCTCGACGCGGTCGTGCTCGCGCGCGCCGGGCTCGCCCGTCTCGGCCGGCTCGACGCGGTCACGCAGGAGCTCGACCCCGCCGTCATGACCTCGGCCGCGGGGCAGGGCGCGCTCGCCGTGGAGGTCCGCGCGGGCGTCACCGACCCGCAGCTCGCCGCCGCGCTCGCCGCGCTCGACGACCCGGCCTCGCGCCTCGCGGTCGCCGCCGAGCGTGCGCTGCTCGGGCACCTCGAGGCCGGCTGCGCGGCCCCCGTCGGCGCGCTGGCCCGCCTCGACGCCGCCCCGACGGACGACCCGGCCGCGGCCGACGCGCGGCTCGACGGTGCGCCCGGTCACGTGCTCACGCTCGACGCGGTCGTGGTCCGCACCGACGGCTCGCAGCAGCTGCGCCGCTCGGCCCGCGCCACGCTCGCGCCGGAGTCGCCCACCGTCGACTCGGTGACCGACGTGCCGGCGGACCCGCGCGGCACCGGGCGCCTCGTCGGGCACGTCGACCCCGAGCGCCACGCCGCCGCGGAGACGCTGGGCCGCACGCTCGCGGAGGAGCTCCTGGACGCGGGCGCGGCCGGCCTCGCCGAGCTCGGTCCCCGCTGA
- the hemB gene encoding porphobilinogen synthase — protein sequence MTQPTIPAVPSTPARAVPTPGRTRLRRLRQSPAMRRLAAETRVHPAELVLPVFVKEGLTEPRPLTSMPGVLQHTRDSLRRAAVEAAEAGLGGVMLFGVPERRDATGTGATDPDGILNVAIADVAAEVGDALVVQADLCLDEFTDHGHCGVLTASGAVDNDATLVRYAEMALAQARAGAHLVGLSGMMDGQVAVVRDALDGEGFLDTAVLAYAAKYASAFYGPFREAVESTLEGDRRTYQMDPANRREAAREVLVDIAEGADVVMVKPALAYLDVLADVAAMSTVPVAAYQVSGEYAMVEAAAANGWIDRRRAVTESVLSIRRAGADHVLTYWAVELAGWLQEENR from the coding sequence ATGACCCAGCCGACGATCCCGGCCGTCCCCTCCACCCCCGCTCGCGCCGTGCCGACCCCCGGCCGCACGCGCCTGCGCCGCCTGCGCCAGAGCCCCGCGATGCGCCGGCTGGCCGCCGAGACGCGCGTGCACCCCGCCGAGCTCGTGCTGCCCGTGTTCGTCAAGGAGGGGCTGACCGAGCCGCGACCCCTCACGTCGATGCCCGGCGTGCTGCAGCACACGCGCGACTCGCTGCGCCGCGCCGCCGTCGAGGCCGCCGAGGCCGGGCTGGGCGGCGTGATGCTGTTCGGCGTCCCCGAGCGCCGCGACGCGACGGGCACCGGGGCCACCGATCCCGACGGGATCCTCAACGTCGCGATCGCGGACGTCGCCGCCGAGGTCGGGGACGCGCTCGTCGTGCAGGCGGACCTGTGCCTCGACGAGTTCACGGACCACGGGCACTGCGGCGTGCTGACCGCGTCGGGCGCCGTCGACAACGACGCGACGCTCGTGCGGTACGCGGAGATGGCGCTCGCGCAGGCCCGGGCGGGCGCCCACCTCGTCGGGCTCAGCGGGATGATGGACGGTCAGGTCGCGGTCGTGCGGGACGCGCTCGACGGCGAGGGCTTCCTGGACACCGCGGTGCTCGCGTACGCCGCGAAGTACGCGTCGGCGTTCTACGGACCGTTCCGCGAGGCCGTGGAGTCGACGCTCGAGGGCGACCGGCGGACGTACCAGATGGACCCGGCCAACCGCCGGGAGGCCGCGCGCGAGGTCCTGGTGGACATCGCCGAGGGCGCCGACGTCGTCATGGTCAAGCCCGCGCTGGCCTACCTCGACGTGCTCGCGGACGTCGCCGCGATGTCGACCGTGCCGGTCGCGGCCTACCAGGTGTCCGGCGAGTACGCGATGGTCGAGGCGGCCGCGGCGAACGGCTGGATCGACCGCCGGCGCGCCGTGACGGAGTCGGTGCTCAGCATCCGGCGTGCGGGTGCCGATCATGTCCTGACGTACTGGGCGGTGGAGCTGGCCGGATGGCTGCAGGAGGAGAACAGATGA
- a CDS encoding maleylpyruvate isomerase family mycothiol-dependent enzyme, producing the protein MDAFDEIADERRALAEQVAALTPEQQTTRSLCEAWSVHDVLAHLTMPLEVSTPRVVLAVLLAGGNFDRANERVTRRLARRPFHEIVEVLHRKAGARFTPPGSGPEAPLLDVLVHGLDVRWPLQLHREIPELRLRSSLDFLMTAPAGLVPKGALAGLRFEAQDIDFAHGEGPVVSGTAETLLLACTGRTAALGSLVGEGVPTLRDRLTTS; encoded by the coding sequence ATGGATGCGTTCGACGAGATCGCCGACGAGCGGCGGGCACTGGCGGAGCAGGTCGCCGCCCTGACCCCCGAGCAGCAGACGACCAGGAGCCTGTGCGAGGCCTGGAGCGTCCACGACGTGCTCGCACACCTGACCATGCCGTTGGAGGTGAGCACGCCCAGGGTCGTGCTGGCCGTCCTCCTGGCGGGCGGGAACTTCGACCGGGCGAACGAGCGAGTGACGCGGCGCCTCGCCAGACGTCCCTTCCACGAGATCGTCGAGGTGCTGCACCGCAAGGCGGGTGCCCGGTTCACCCCGCCGGGATCAGGTCCGGAGGCGCCCCTGCTGGACGTCCTGGTCCACGGCCTCGACGTCCGCTGGCCGCTGCAGCTGCACCGCGAGATCCCCGAACTGCGGCTGCGTAGCTCGCTGGACTTCCTCATGACGGCCCCCGCGGGCCTCGTGCCGAAGGGCGCGCTGGCTGGCCTGCGGTTCGAGGCGCAGGACATCGACTTCGCTCATGGTGAGGGTCCGGTGGTCAGCGGCACGGCGGAGACGCTGCTGCTCGCCTGCACCGGTCGGACCGCAGCTCTCGGTTCCCTCGTCGGCGAGGGCGTCCCCACTCTGCGCGATCGTCTGACGACGAGCTGA
- a CDS encoding MerR family transcriptional regulator has translation MIGDAASFVGTTPRAIRHYHEIGLLPEPERGGDDRRRYGYDEMIRLLWIRRMADAGIALDDIRDAFADTAPTGAGGDHDVAGILERLERTLVAREAELQRQRTAVQRMRAEGSRMGLLSDVVTSRLRGLPEGSLRQGDLDTLLVTERIFGPLGAAVQATRFIALATHPDLQEASDRVDAAEEALDDTVAVDDPRVAQVAAERHAFERALHAVIEESGLAESDDAFLDAWEEVHPDPADDGEDDAGDGLGAGPGSMSALEASGKMPYDFSPARLRCMELAEEMAAHESPAS, from the coding sequence TTGATCGGTGACGCGGCTTCGTTCGTCGGCACCACGCCGCGGGCGATCCGTCACTACCACGAGATCGGCCTGCTCCCCGAGCCCGAGCGGGGCGGTGACGACCGCCGCCGCTACGGGTACGACGAGATGATCCGGCTGCTGTGGATCCGCAGGATGGCCGACGCCGGGATCGCCCTGGACGACATCCGTGACGCCTTCGCCGACACCGCTCCCACCGGTGCCGGCGGCGACCACGACGTCGCGGGCATCCTGGAACGGCTGGAGAGGACCCTCGTCGCCCGGGAAGCAGAGCTGCAGCGGCAGCGGACCGCCGTGCAGCGCATGCGCGCCGAAGGCAGCAGGATGGGGCTGCTCTCCGACGTGGTCACCAGCCGCCTCAGGGGACTGCCCGAGGGCTCGCTGCGCCAGGGGGACCTGGACACCCTGCTGGTCACCGAGCGGATCTTCGGCCCGCTCGGTGCGGCCGTCCAGGCCACCCGTTTCATCGCCCTGGCCACGCACCCGGACCTGCAGGAGGCGTCCGACCGCGTCGACGCCGCCGAGGAGGCACTCGACGACACGGTCGCCGTGGACGACCCCCGCGTGGCCCAGGTGGCTGCCGAACGGCACGCCTTCGAACGGGCGCTGCACGCCGTCATCGAGGAGTCCGGCCTCGCGGAGAGCGACGACGCGTTCCTCGACGCCTGGGAGGAGGTGCACCCGGATCCCGCTGACGACGGTGAGGACGACGCAGGCGACGGCCTCGGCGCGGGGCCCGGGTCCATGAGCGCGTTGGAAGCCAGCGGGAAGATGCCCTACGACTTCTCCCCGGCGCGCCTGCGTTGCATGGAGCTGGCCGAGGAGATGGCCGCCCACGAGTCACCCGCTTCCTGA
- a CDS encoding TetR/AcrR family transcriptional regulator, with the protein MAGTARADDLTARTRIRDAAVARYGREGFGVGLRVIAEDAGVSAALILHHFGSKDGLRAACDAHVLAEIRQSKERALGAGSTQDVLLQLASMDEYAPLVGYALRSLQAGGDLARDFVEHFIADAEVYIAEAVDVGTMRPSRDEKARARYLTVQGLGALLLDMTLNPPADPTDVVSMLHGYRDRMMLPTVELFTHGLMTDNTMLDAYLLYVCDPPEAPDAARSA; encoded by the coding sequence ATGGCAGGGACGGCCCGGGCGGACGACCTGACGGCGCGCACGCGGATCCGCGACGCCGCGGTGGCCCGGTACGGGCGCGAGGGGTTCGGCGTGGGCCTGCGGGTGATCGCCGAGGACGCCGGGGTGAGCGCGGCGCTGATCCTGCACCACTTCGGGTCGAAGGACGGTCTGCGCGCGGCGTGCGACGCGCACGTCCTCGCGGAGATCCGGCAGTCCAAGGAGCGGGCGCTGGGGGCGGGCAGCACACAGGACGTGCTGCTGCAGCTGGCGTCCATGGACGAGTACGCGCCGCTGGTCGGGTATGCGCTGCGGAGCCTCCAGGCGGGCGGGGACCTGGCGCGGGACTTCGTCGAGCACTTCATCGCGGACGCCGAGGTCTACATCGCCGAGGCGGTCGACGTCGGCACGATGCGGCCGAGCCGGGACGAGAAGGCGCGGGCCCGCTACCTGACCGTGCAGGGGCTCGGCGCGCTGCTGCTGGACATGACGCTGAACCCGCCCGCCGACCCGACCGACGTCGTCTCGATGCTCCACGGGTACCGGGACCGGATGATGCTGCCGACCGTCGAGCTGTTCACGCACGGCCTGATGACGGACAACACGATGCTCGACGCCTACCTGCTCTACGTGTGCGACCCGCCGGAGGCGCCCGACGCTGCGCGCAGCGCCTGA
- a CDS encoding HelD family protein encodes MNPPGTDAQAALVDELEDERRYLADARAALGRMRDRAEALLEVGAGTVGDAYAAERLGVALVRRVRELTVDEDTPLFFGRLDLAEPSGDAADDSTRFYIGRRHVTDDVSHPLVLDWRAPVSRAFYRASAREPQGVVTRRRFGSSGGALTSLEDEHLDRAAASASSDGAAGDRSGAPSSILTAEIERPRVGPMRDIVATIQPEQDELVRADLSVSLCVQGGPGTGKTAVGLHRAAFLFYTHRQRLQHAGVLIVGPNRTLIRYIAQVLPSLGELDAEQVSVGDLYPLDVGATDAPEVAVLKHDVRLAAVLHRALWSRVAPATAPVTVPHGSYRYTLSPSALDELVTEARAQATTYGGGRERLRSRIAAALRRTVENRSAEAPSESWFRSTSRSRPVTQALDAVWPATTPEALVHALLSDGAALAAAADGILDDAEQELLLWAKPARTPRAVRWSEHDAVLLDEVAGLLDRPRGYSHLIVDEAQDLSPMQCRALARRSTHGSVTVLGDLAQGTTPWAARSWHDTLTHLDKAGAEVVPLTTGFRVPRVVMEYANALVPSLGTGLPVTSSLRHDGSLRVRQVGDLVAGAAEECRAALDFEGSVGLIVPDSLVQHAARALDTAGLAWDRTDAEVPTGRIALVPASVAKGLEYDHVVAVEPARVVAEEARGLHRLYVVLTRAVSRLVVVHLEPLPEALRSRDAA; translated from the coding sequence GTGAATCCGCCCGGGACCGACGCGCAGGCGGCCCTGGTCGACGAGCTCGAGGACGAGCGCCGGTACCTCGCCGACGCCCGCGCGGCGCTCGGGCGCATGCGGGACCGGGCCGAGGCGCTGCTCGAGGTCGGGGCCGGCACGGTCGGGGACGCGTACGCCGCCGAGCGGCTCGGGGTCGCGCTCGTCCGGCGCGTCCGGGAGCTCACCGTCGACGAGGACACGCCCCTGTTCTTCGGGCGGCTCGACCTCGCGGAGCCCAGCGGGGACGCGGCCGACGACTCCACCCGGTTCTACATCGGCCGCCGGCACGTGACCGACGACGTGAGCCACCCGCTCGTGCTCGACTGGCGCGCGCCCGTGTCGCGCGCGTTCTACCGGGCCAGCGCGCGCGAGCCGCAGGGCGTCGTGACGCGGCGGCGGTTCGGGTCGTCGGGCGGCGCGCTCACGAGCCTCGAGGACGAGCACCTCGACCGGGCGGCGGCGTCTGCGAGCTCCGACGGCGCCGCCGGGGACAGGTCCGGAGCCCCGAGCAGCATCCTCACCGCCGAGATCGAGCGCCCCCGCGTCGGGCCCATGCGCGACATCGTCGCGACGATCCAGCCCGAGCAGGACGAGCTCGTGCGCGCCGACCTGTCGGTGTCGCTGTGCGTCCAGGGCGGCCCGGGCACCGGCAAGACGGCGGTGGGCCTGCACCGCGCGGCGTTCCTCTTCTACACGCACCGCCAGCGGCTGCAGCACGCGGGCGTGCTCATCGTCGGGCCCAACCGCACGCTCATCCGCTACATCGCGCAGGTCCTGCCGTCCCTCGGCGAGCTCGACGCCGAGCAGGTGAGCGTCGGCGACCTCTACCCGCTCGACGTGGGCGCGACGGACGCGCCGGAGGTCGCGGTGCTCAAGCACGACGTGCGCCTGGCGGCCGTCCTCCACCGGGCGCTGTGGTCCCGGGTCGCGCCCGCGACGGCACCGGTCACCGTCCCGCACGGCTCCTACCGCTACACGCTCTCCCCGTCAGCGCTCGACGAGCTCGTCACCGAGGCGCGCGCCCAGGCGACGACCTACGGTGGCGGGCGCGAGCGGCTGCGCTCACGGATCGCGGCCGCGCTGAGGCGCACGGTCGAGAACCGCAGCGCCGAGGCGCCGAGCGAGTCGTGGTTCCGCAGCACGAGCCGGAGCCGCCCGGTCACCCAGGCGCTCGACGCGGTGTGGCCGGCGACGACCCCCGAGGCGCTGGTGCACGCGCTGCTCTCCGACGGCGCCGCGCTCGCCGCAGCCGCCGACGGCATCCTCGACGACGCCGAGCAGGAGCTGCTGCTCTGGGCGAAGCCGGCCCGCACGCCCCGCGCCGTGCGGTGGAGCGAGCACGACGCGGTGCTGCTCGACGAGGTCGCCGGGCTGCTCGACCGGCCGCGCGGCTACAGCCACCTCATCGTCGACGAGGCGCAGGACCTGTCCCCCATGCAGTGCCGGGCGCTCGCCCGCCGCAGCACGCACGGGTCGGTGACCGTGCTGGGCGACCTCGCGCAGGGCACGACGCCGTGGGCGGCCCGGAGCTGGCACGACACGCTGACGCACCTCGACAAGGCCGGCGCCGAGGTCGTCCCGCTCACCACCGGGTTCCGCGTGCCGCGCGTCGTCATGGAGTACGCGAACGCGCTGGTCCCGTCGCTCGGGACCGGCCTGCCGGTGACGTCCTCGCTGCGGCATGACGGCTCGCTGCGGGTGCGGCAGGTCGGTGACCTGGTGGCCGGCGCCGCGGAGGAGTGCCGGGCGGCGCTCGACTTCGAGGGGTCGGTCGGGCTGATCGTGCCGGACTCGCTCGTCCAGCACGCGGCGCGGGCGCTCGACACGGCCGGGCTGGCGTGGGACCGGACCGACGCCGAGGTGCCGACCGGCCGGATCGCGCTCGTGCCCGCGTCCGTGGCGAAGGGCCTCGAGTACGACCACGTCGTCGCGGTCGAGCCGGCGCGGGTCGTCGCCGAGGAGGCCCGCGGGCTGCACCGGCTCTACGTCGTGCTGACGCGTGCGGTGTCGCGGCTCGTCGTCGTCCACCTCGAGCCGCTGCCCGAGGCGCTGCGCTCGCGCGACGCGGCCTGA